The Deltaproteobacteria bacterium nucleotide sequence TTTCCCCTCCTCTCCCCACGCCATTCTTGATCCTTCCCTTCGCTGGTTCCCCGCTGACGAGGCCCTGCGCGAAACGACCATGGACAAGCTCATGCCGCCCCTGGTGCCCAGCCTGCGGCGCGAGGTGAAGACGTTTCGCGACGGCGGCTACGTGGGCGCTTCGGCCACCAGCGCGGCCCTGCTGAACTGGTGGTTTGTGGAACCGCACCTGTTGGAAAAAGCTGATGGTTCCATGTCTGAATTCGCCTACTATTTCGCCCAGCGCGAGGCCCTGGAGACCATCATCTATCTGCATGACGTGGTCGGCGTGCGCGATAAGCACGACCTGATGCGCTTTGATGGCAGTGGCAACGTGCGCAGTAAGGATTTTGACGAAACATGGCGACGCTTTGTCATCAAGATGGCCACGGGCAGCGGCAAAACCAAGGTCATGAGTCTGGCCATTGCCTGGAGTTTTTTCCACAAGCTCTATGAGCCGGATTCGGATCTGGCCCGGAATTTTCTGGTTATCGCCCCGAACATCATTGTCCTGGACAGAATCTACCATGACTTCAAGGGGCTGGATATTTTCTTCCACGATCCGGTCCTGCCCGATGATGGATACGAGGGACGCAACTGGCGCAGTGATTTCCAGCTGACTCTGCATAAGCAGGACGAAGTGCGCGTGACCCAGCCCACGGGCAACATCTTCCTGACCAACATCCACCGCGTCTATTCCGGTGAAGACATTCCGCCGACTCCGGACGATGACAACACCATGGATTATTTCCTGGGGCCACGCCCCACGGGCAAGACCACGGATTCCAAGGTCGATCTGGGCGTGATCGTGCGCGACATCGACGAACTCATGATCGTCAACGACGAGGCCCATCACGTTCATGATCCCAAGCTGGCCTGGTTCAAGTCCATCCAGGACATCCACAACCGCATGCTGCAGAAGGACTCGGCCCTGTCCCTGCAAATCGACGTCACCGCCACGCCCAAGCATAACAACGGCGCGATCTTTGTGCAGACCGTCTCGGATTACCCCTTGGTGGAGGCCATCAAACAGAATGTGGTCAAGCACCCCGTGCTCCCAGACGACGAAAGCCAGCGCAAACTTCAGCCCGTGAGCAGCGCCAAGTATACGGAAATGTATTCAACCCATCTGCGCCTGGGAGTTATCGAATGGCGCAAGGCGTATGCGGAACAGGAAAAGCGCGGTAAAAAAGCCATCCTCTTTGTTATGACCGATGACACGCGCAATTGCGACGAAGTGGCGGAATACCTGCGCTCTTTGGAACCGGACCTGGCCGGAGATGACGCCGTTCTGGTCATCCACACCAAGAATAACGGTGAAATCTCCGAGGCCGCGTCCGGCAAAAATGAAGACGAACTGCGCAGGCTGCGCAAGCTGGCCAATGACATCGATTCCTGGGACAGCCCGTGCAAGGCCATTGTCTCGGTGCTCATGCTCAAGGAAGGCTGGGACGTGCGCAACGTGACGACCATCGTCGGCTTGCGGGCCTACTCCGCCAAAAGCAACATCCTGCCAGAACAGACCCTGGGGCGCGGCCTGCGCAAGATGTATCCCGGCTTCGGCGACGAATACGTCAGCGTCATCGGCACGGATGCGTTTTTAGACTTCGTGCGTTCGCTGGAAAAGGAAGGCATCGTCTTCGAGCATCGGCCCATGGGTGGCGGCACGGGTGGATCGACCATGCTCATCGAAGTGGACACGGACA carries:
- a CDS encoding type III restriction endonuclease subunit R, which produces FPSSPHAILDPSLRWFPADEALRETTMDKLMPPLVPSLRREVKTFRDGGYVGASATSAALLNWWFVEPHLLEKADGSMSEFAYYFAQREALETIIYLHDVVGVRDKHDLMRFDGSGNVRSKDFDETWRRFVIKMATGSGKTKVMSLAIAWSFFHKLYEPDSDLARNFLVIAPNIIVLDRIYHDFKGLDIFFHDPVLPDDGYEGRNWRSDFQLTLHKQDEVRVTQPTGNIFLTNIHRVYSGEDIPPTPDDDNTMDYFLGPRPTGKTTDSKVDLGVIVRDIDELMIVNDEAHHVHDPKLAWFKSIQDIHNRMLQKDSALSLQIDVTATPKHNNGAIFVQTVSDYPLVEAIKQNVVKHPVLPDDESQRKLQPVSSAKYTEMYSTHLRLGVIEWRKAYAEQEKRGKKAILFVMTDDTRNCDEVAEYLRSLEPDLAGDDAVLVIHTKNNGEISEAASGKNEDELRRLRKLANDIDSWDSPCKAIVSVLMLKEGWDVRNVTTIVGLRAYSAKSNILPEQTLGRGLRKMYPGFGDEYVSVIGTDAFLDFVRSLEKEGIVFEHRPMGGGTGGSTMLIEVDTDNGAKNIKDLDIRIPVLSPRVSREYAGLAHVDLARVEFRPVMYHAYAAEELREIVFKDITTNQITHTT